The region TGGCCTACCTGCTGATCGGCCTGAGCCTGATGGGGCTGACCTTCGGTCCGATGGGCGCGCTGCTGCCGGAGTTGTTCCCGACGGAAGTGCGTTATACCGGCGCGTCGTTCTCTTACAACGTGTCGTCGATCCTCGGCGCATCGGTGGCACCTTATATCGCCACCTGGCTGCAGGCCAATTATGGTCTGATGTATGTCGGGTTCTACCTGGCCGCGATGGCCACATTAACGCTTATCGCGCTGCTGCTGACCCACGAAACTAAACACCAGTCGCTGTAAACTTTTTGCCCTCTCTTCGCTGAAGAGAGGGCTACTTCCCGTTGCGCTTCCTAGTGTTTCATCTGTGACAAAATCGCCCGGCACTGATTCTGCTCACCTTCCGATGGCGAGATCAACGCCAGCAATGCCGCCGCCGGGGTGACCAGGGTTGCCAGCGCTGCCGCCACCGCACCGCGCGCAATCAACGGCCCGGGTTTCACCCCCGCCTGCGGGTTTTTAAAGCTGCCACGCACGTAGAGCGGTGAACGCAGCGTGACAATACGCACGCCTTTGCTTTCAGGATCAATGGTTAAGTCGAGTTGTTCCGACGCCATGCTGGCGGTGCCGGTAATATTAATCAGCGCGTTTTCCGTATCAAAGGCGAAGATTTGTGGACGCGCGACGCCGTTGACTAAATCGAGGTTCGCTGCGGCACAATTTACCCGCACTTCGTCATCGCCAAACAACTGACCGACAATATAGTTGCCGACGTTAAGACCAAGAATTTCCATCAGGTTACGGCTGACTACCCCGTCGTTCATTAACAGTTTCAGGTTGCCATTGCTGGTGCCCAGCAGCGCCGCTACGGAGTTGCCCACGCCGCGAAGCTCTGCGTCACCGTTCATCTCACCAAGGGTTTTCTGCATCAGCTCGACATCAGGCATCAACTCTTTGAGCTTCAGCCGCCGCGCCTGGATCTCCGCCCGACCTTGCATCGGTTTTTTATCCCCTTCGAGATGGATATTCGATGAGATGGTGCCGCCCGCAAGACCAAATTTCAGCGGTTGCAGGCGCAGGTCGGCATCTTTCAGCAGAATATGGGTCGACAAGTCGCTGATGGGTAACGTTGAGCCATGCTCAATCCGCCGGCCTTTAAAACGCACATCGGCATCCATTACGTCCCATTTGTCGGTTTCAAAGCGGTCATACGGCAGCACTTTATCTGCCGGTTGCCCCGTTTTCTCGCCCTTTTGCTGCTCGGTGCGTTTCGACTGCTCAGCGCCTTTGCCGGAATCGACACCAATCAGCGGCCCTAAATCTGCCAGCCGTAACTGGCGCGATTCAACGTCGCCTTCCAGTTTTGGACGCGGTTTAGCGGTGGTGTAGCGCAGCGTGCCATGAATATCGCTTTCGCCGATATGACCATTAAAGTCGCGATAGTCATACACCGCCCCTTTTTCGTTGTTGAGCTTCGCGATGAGATGGCCATCGGTTTCAAACGGCGGCGTGTCCGGCAGCAACACGCCGGTTAAGTCATACAGTTCGCCAAGGGAGTTACCACCGAACTTGAGTTGCAAGTCGGCACCGCCCATGTTCATCGGGTCGTTGATGGTGCCGACAAACGCCACGCGCGTGTTACCGGAGCGGAAATCCGCCTGCACCGGGAAAGGTGTGCCCTCGCTGCGCAGCGCCAGCATGCCGCCAATTTTGCCGCTGCCGGACACCGGCTGGCCGTTGTAACGCCCTTTCGCCGTCAGACCAAAGATGTAATCTCCGGCATTGACTTTGCTGTCGCTTTTGCCGGTCACTTCGCTAAACGGCAGCGGCTTGCCTAAGGGATTTACCAGGATCTCGATATCAGCGCGGTTGAGCGCATCATCAATGGCGATACGCCCGCGATCAAAAAGAATGTTATCCAGCCGGAATGACCAACTCGAAGGCTGCGCATTGGCGTCTTTGTTGGCGTCACTGGCGAGCGTGAAGGTCCAGTTGTTGAGCTTTTCCGAGCGACGAATCAGCCTGGCATCGGGCTGTTGCAGTTTGATCCACGGCAGGTAAACGGTTTTGGTAAACAGCGCCAGCGGCGCGAGGGTGGCTTCAACGCGGGGTAAATGCACCATTGTCACTTCGTCGATACCCGGCGGGTTGCCCAGCATAATATCGTCGGCGTGAACATGCGGCCATGGAACCCAGCTGCGCCAGCCGGTTTCCTCTTTTTGTCGTTCCCACACCACGCCCAAATCGCCGCGAATAGCGAACGGACGGTTAAGCTCCGTGGAGACTTTTTCGTTAATGGTGGGTTTGAGGCGGTTCCAGTCGAATGTGGCGATGATGATAATGGCGACCACAATCAGCAACAGCAACGTCGCGAAGACGGCGATAATCGCTTTACTCGTTTTTGTCATCGTTCTGCCTTTCCTTTAAAGCCTTACCTGTCATAAAGATAGTAGAGGCTCGCAGAAAGGGCTGCGGTTACAGCTCGAGTATTACGTGTTCAAGTTTGGCTAAAGGAACCGGACGGGAGAGAAAATAGCCCTGCGCCGCATAAGCCGGTGAATCCTGCACATCGCGCCACTCCTCCAGCGTTTCCACACCTTCGACAATCACGCCCTGGCAATAGCGGTTCATCAACTGCAACAGCATGGTGAACAGGTTTTGCCCTTCCGGCGTTTTACGCAACATGATGAACAGATCGCGTGCCACTTTGATGTAGTCGTAACGCACTTCGCTTAACGCAGAGAAATTCGCCATGCCGGTGCCGAAGTCGTCCAGCCACAGCGGACCAATTTCGCTGATCGAGGCGAACGTCGAATCCTGCGGTAGCCGGATATGTTCGACCAGTTCAAAGCGGATCCACGGCAGTGAATTAATCAACGCCATCAGATCGGTATCCTGGCGCATCGCCAGCAGGGTTGGGCCGTCAACATTCACCGAGGCCAGCACGTCATTGCTGAGGAAGAAGGCTTTTTGTTCCGCCAGCAGCGCCACTTGCTCATGCACCACATCAACACGCTGGCGCACCGCCACTTCGGAAAAGTAGCGATCCGGCGCAATGCGCGTTTCCGGCTGCGACGGATGGGTGACAATGGTTAATACTTCAACCGCCATCAGACGACCATCGGTTTTATAGATGGGCTGATAAGTATAAGCACGTTCACATTGCAGCCAATAACGACGCTCCTGCAAGCTTTCAATGCTTGCTTCCGGAATGTTTAGCTGCTGGATGACCTGCTTTAACTTCATTTCTGCTGTCCTGTCGAAGGCGATGACCGGGAGGAATTCGTCAATGAGTTATCGGCGGGCGTGTCGATAACTTTACGCTCCGTCTGCGGGCAAATTTAAAAACCGCCGACGGGAAATCTGCCAGGAACAGGCTTTAGCTCAAAAAAATACTGGAACGTTGTTTTAATATAGTTGACCACGAATCACCCACAACGCACACTACCGTTAATTTATCTGATCCAGGTTGATGACTATGTCCAGGAAAATTGCCGTCATTGGCGAATGCATGATTGAACTGTCACAAAAAGGCACGGAAGTGAACCGTGGCTTTGGTGGCGATACGCTTAACACGTCCGTTTATATCGCCCGCCAGGTCAATCCTGCGGCGCTTTCCGTGCACTATGTTACCGCGCTTGGCACCGACAATTTCAGCCAGCAGATGCTGGATGCCTGGCAAAGCGAGGACGTCGATACCAGCCTGACGCAACGTATGGAAAACCGCCTGCCTGGCCTCTATTACATCGAAACCGACAGCACCGGCGAGCGTACTTTCTACTACTGGCGTAACGAAGCAGCCGCCAAATTCTGGCTGGAGAGCGAGCAGTCTGCGGCTATCTGCGAACAACTTGCGACCTTCGATTACCTCTACCTGAGCGGCATCAGCCTTGCCATTCTTAGCCCGGCAAGCCGCAACAAGCTGTTGTCGCTGTTGCAGGCATGCCGTGCGAATGGCGGCAAAGTGATTTTTGATAACAACTACCGTCCACGCCTGTGGGCCAGCAAAGAAGAGACGCGTCAGGTTTATCAGCAAATGCTGGCTTGCACGGATATCGCGTTCCTGACGCTGGATGACGAAGATCTGCTGTGGGGCGAGAAACCGGTAGAAGAAGTTATCGAACGCACGCAGCGCGCGGGCGTAAAAGAAGTGGTTATCAAGCGCGGCGCAGACTCCTGCCTGGTGGCGATTGCGGGTGAAGCGCTGGTGGAAGTTCCGGCGGTGAAACTGCCAAAAGAGAAAGTGATTGATACCACAGCGGCCGGGGATTCCTTCAGCGCGGGCTACCTGTCGGTACGTCTGACCGGTGGCGATGCGACAGAAGCGGCAAAACGCGGGCATTTAACCGCCAGCACGGTCATTCAGTATCGCGGCGCGATTATTCCGCGCGATGCCATGCCGCAATAACGGTGTGCACCCCTCTCCTTTACCGGAGAGGGGTGGCTAAACTACTGCTGCGGGGGAATGTCCGAGACGTCAGAATGGCTTTCGTCACTACTGGCAGCAGGCGCTGCGGCGTTATCCGCTGGCGGTGCCATCACTTCATCCCACGTTGCCTGCAAATCCTTCATGTTGAACTCCGGCTCGCCTTTCGGCTGCAGCAACACCAGCGCCATATCCTGTGAAAGCTGCTGATGCAGATCCTGGTTCAGCATCTGCGGCGTCAGGTTGTTCAGGAAGTTCTGGCGCAGCTTTTGATACTGCTCCGGCGCAATATCCACCACCTGGTTTTGCAAAGAACGCATCCGCTGGCTGATCAGAATATCGGTACTGGCACGCGCATAGGTGGCGAACAGTTTTTGCAGCTCAAGGTTTTTCTGCGCGATAAGCGCTTTAAATTCCTCTTCCGGCAGCCCTTTCTCGCGCACTTTCGCCAGCTCACGCGCAATCACGCCGACATTGGTATTGAGCTTGTCATTGGGTGAATCAACGTTAATGGCGCATTGCGCCCGCTGGAACAGCACCCGGCAGTCAAAACCGAGACCAATCTCTTTGGCGTTGTTTTTGCTCAGGTTCTGCTGGATATGCCAGAACAGGGCTTCACGCGCCAAATCCGCACGCCAGTAACGCTCAAGGGCGGCGGACTCGCGAATCGGTTGCCAGGCGGAGTCCCACATGATCGACAAACGATCCTGGGTGACACCCTCGCTCATCAGGCTAACCGACTGGCGCGGCAGCGGCGACAGCGTCGCAACCGGCGCAGGCGTCTGGCGTTTCCCTTTCAGCTCGCCGAAGGTTTTACCAATCTGCTCGGCGATAGCGCGGCTATCCACATTACCGACCACAATCAACGTCATCGCGTCCGGCGTGTACCATTTTTCGTAGAAACCTTTCAGTTGCGCCGCATCGACCGGTTCTTTCAGTGTTCCGGCGGGATCGTGCCCCAGCAGCGGCGAACCTTTCAGGCGGTAGCGCCACCAGCTGTCTTTGGTGTCGGGCGGCCAGGTAGTAACCATATCGTTGCTGGCAAGAGCGTGATTCACCGTTTCCGGCGTGATGGTGAGATTGCCGGCGGCATCCGCCAGGTAAACCATCGCCTCTTTCAGCAGGTCGCTGCGGTTGTTCGGTATGCTGAGGTTATATTGCGTGTATTCGTAGGAGACCAGCGCCGGCGGCAGCGGGCGCTTCGGGTCAATACCTTGTTGCCACAGCGAGCGTACCTGGGAAGGTTCGAGCCGACCACTGTGGGTCAACGCAACGCGGGGAATAAAGTGGCTGAAACCGCTCTGTTGGCTGCCTTCGGTGAGCGAACCGGTATCAATAGACAGGCGAATCTCAATGCGATCGCTGGGGCGCTGGGGTGTGGCCAGAACCTGCCACTGAAAACCATTTGCCAGCGTCCCTTGTTGCCAGGCCGGGTCAGGCTGGAGCGCATCTGCCTGCACATAACCGACAGCTGCCAGCATCAGCAAACCGCCCGTTAACAGTCGAATTTTTGTGCCCTGCATGTGAACCCCTAATCAACATTCCTGGTTAAAAAGTATGCCCGCGCAAAGGGGCTAAAAGCGTGTTAAAACACTTCGCTTTTAGACCGCGGGAAATGCAAAACGTCACATCGCGATGTGAATTATCACGAAATTTCATCGTAAATTGTGACGGATCCAGGAGGTAATTATGCGCAGGTACCCGCAGCCCGACAAGGGACTGCGGTCATAAGTCACGAAATTATGAAGAAATTCCGGGGGTTTTCGCCGCGCTGGAACGGTTATCCAGCGTGTCGACCAGCTGTTTTTGATCCAGCTCTTTTACCCACTTCGCCACCACGATAGTCGCGACGCCGTTGCCCACCAGGTTGGTCAGCGCGCGCGCTTCGGACATAAAGCGGTCAATGCCCAGAATCAGCGCCAGCCCTGCCACCGGCAAATGCCCGACGGCGGAAAGCGTGGCGGCCAGCACAATAAACCCGCTGCCCGTCACCCCGGCGGCACCTTTTGAGGACAGTAGCAGCACGACCAGCAGCGTGATCTGATGAAAAATATCCATATGGCTGTTGGTTGCCTGGGCGATAAACACCGCCGCCATCGTCAGGTAAATGGAGGTGCCATCCAGGTTGAAGGAGTAGCCGGTTGGGATAACCAGCCCGACCACCGATTTACGGCAGCCCAGGCGCTCCATCTTCTCCAGCATGCGCGGCAGTGCGGATTCAGATGAAGAGGTGCCCAGAACGATCAGCAGCTCTTCGCGGATATAGCGGATAAATTTGAAGATGCTGAAGCCTGTTGCACGGGCAATCGTACCCAGCACCACCACCACAAACAGAATACAGGTGACATAGAAGCAGATAATCAACTGACCGAGTTGCACCAGCGTACCGACACCATATTTGCCGATGGTAAACGCCATTGCCCCGAATGCGCCAATCGGCGCAAGGCGCATGATCATATTGATGATGCCGAAGATCACCTGCGAGAAACTTTCGATAACGTTAAAAATCAGCTGGCCTTTATGGCCTAAGCGATGCAGCGCGAAGCCAAACAGCACCGCGAACAGCAGCACTTGCAGAATATTGCCGCTGGCGAAAGCGCCAATCACGCTCGCCGGTATGACATCAAGCAGGAAGGCGACAATCCCCTGCTGTTGCGCCTGCTCGGCATACACCTCCACGGCTTTGGCATCGAGTGTTGCAGGGTCGACGTTCATTCCGGCGCCCGGTTGCACCACGTTAACGATCACCAGCCCGATAATAAGCGCCAGCGTACTGACAATTTCGAAGTAAAGCAGTGCAACCGCACCGGTACGACCTACCGCCTTCATGCTTTCCATGCCGGCGATACCGGTGACAACAGTACAGAAAATCACCGGGGCGATGATCATCTTGATGAGCTTCACGAAGCCATCACCAAGCGGTTTCATCTGTGCCCCGAGTTCAGGGTAGTAATGACCAAGCAGAATACCGATGGCAATCGCGGTCAGAACCTGAAAGTAGAGACTTTTAAACAGGGAGGTTTTCATAAGGTGTCCTTGAGATTAAACCTCAGGCTTTGTAGGGTTTTCAGTTAGCCTGCGGTTTAAAAATAACACCCGTCAAACATGACAGAAATAAACTTACATCAAATCTGAAACAACAATGTTAAAAACTTTGAACTGACTCGCACAAGCCCGTAACAAATTACGTGTTTTCAGGCTTATCCGATCCAGCAAAGAACTGCTGTTCAAACGCCTCGGCAGACGCCGCGCGGCCAAATAAAAAGCCCTGCGCCACATCCACACCCGCGTCAGCCAGCCATGCCCGTTGCGCTTCATTCTCCACCCCCTCAGCGACGATGCGCAGATCCAGACTACGCGCCAGGTGGATAATGGCGGCCACCATGCTGTTTTCATCCGGCAAACCTTCAACAAACATTTTGTCGATTTTCAGCACATCCACCGGCAGCGACTTCATATGATGCAACTGGCGCAGCCCGGCATAACCCATGCCGAAATCATCCAGCGCAATGCGCACCCCGGCCTCACGCAGCGGGCGCAAAATCGCCACTGCGGCCTGGGGATCATCAATGTGGCGGCTTTCGGTCACTTCGAGGATCAACGTCTGCGGCGCAATACGGTAACGCTGCAACAAATCCAGCATATCGGCCAGCATGGTGGGATGCGTCAGCTGGCAGGCCGAGAGATTCACCGAGAGCGGCAGCATAATGCCGCGCGCTTGCCAGCCCGCCAGCAGGCGGCAGGACTCTTCCAGTACCCAATAGCCGACGTTGACCATCAATCCGCAGGACTCAATACGTTCGATAAGCCCTTCCGGTAATGCCCAGCTGCCATCTGGTTGGTGCAAACGGAGCAACGCTTCCGCGCTCACCAGTTCGCCGCTCGCCGCATCCACCTGCGGCTGCAACCAGATCGCGAAACGTCCCTCATCGAGCGCGGTAAGAATGTCGCTCTCCTGCGCCAGCCATTGCTGTGCCCGCTCCATCTGCTCTGGATCGAAGAACTGGATCTGGTTTTTCCCTTTGCGCTGCGCGCTGACGACAGCGGAAGCGGCCCGGTGGTAAAGCTGCCCGGCAGAAAGGTTGCCGTAAAACATCGCCACACCAATACTGGCATTGGGACGCAGTTGGATGCCGTGCAGCGGCACACGCTCGTTAATTACAGTGAGCACTTGCTTACCGAGCGTCATGGCGTGCCACGGCTCACTCACACCGTGGGCGATAATCGCAAAGTCATAAGCGCTCACCTGCGCCAGCACCCTGTTCGGCGTCAGTATTGATTTCAGTTTCTCCACCAGCGTCAGCAGCAACATCTCGCGCTGAGACTCCTGCAGCACACCGGCGGTATCACGCAGTGTTTCGCAGGCGATAACCAGTAGCGCGGTGGGATTTTGCCGGGTCACCGTTTGCTCCAGCAGCGCCATCAGGAAGGCTTTATTCGGCAATTCAGAAACCGGGAAATGCGTCGCCTGGGTGTTTAGCTCTTCTTGCTGGCGCAGCAACAACTGCTGGTTACGGTTGTAACTGCGCACCATGATGCCGATTTCATCATCATGATGAAGACGAGGCACAGGCAATTGATGCCCGGCCAGTTCCGACGCCGGAAGATCGTTAAGCTCCCGGGAAATTTTTCGCAGCGGGTGAACCACCAGCCGGTTGATACACCAGGTGAGCGCCACCGTGAGCATTAACGTCAACAGTAAGTAAGCCGTCACTAACGTTGATAAGGTGCTGATGACGAACTTGTAAACCCGATATGAATCCGCCTGCAGCACCAGGTAGGCCAGCGGTTGCGGGTTTGCAGGGCGCTCCAGCGAATAGATGGGTAAGGAGATCTGCACAGGCAGTTCAAACATCCGTGTGATCATCACCGGAACCGGACGTTCCGGGATAAAACTCATGCGCAAGGCCTGAAATTGATTCGGCAGCACCACATCCGCGCGGCTGACAACACCCGCCGGTTTAATCTGTTTGATAATCGCTTCTGCTTCGGGGATGTCGGCTTTTAAAATCGCCGCTGAAAGCGGTTCGCGTACGGAGCGGGCAATGCTTTCCAGTTGTGTGGCCGTGTTATAGCGATTCTGCTGTAAGAAATGGAACAGCAAAATGACGCAGAAAATAAAAACAAACACCATAGAGACAACAGCAACCATGGCCATTTGTTTAATGGTTAAAGAACGGCTGACACGCAAAATCACTCTCCAGAGACACAATGAGCGCAGAACAGAAAAAAAGGGCACTTAGCCGCCAGAGTATACTCTATCGCGCGTCGCTTGAGATAAACCGCTAAGCAGAATCTCACTCAGCGGAAAACTGCAGGGAAAGCAGGTGATAACTTATTGAATCGCTGGCGGTTAACAACGATAGACTTGTCGCTTTATACCGTTATTTCCCGCCAGGAATACTCCTTTTTTACCAGTCGGCGTGCGGCACCAGAGGCTGGAGCGGCATATCCATATCGCCCTGCCAGCCCGCACCGGAATAACGCACATAAATCAGCGCGTGGCTTGGGGTGTAGTCTTTGGCCTGCTGAATATCGACACCCGCACCGACAAACCAGTGGGAAGTCACCCGGCGCTCAATCAGCGCACGCGCGGTATAACCATAGCCATTACTGCTGCCGCCGGATTCGGTCTGCTCGCTTGCCAGGGTGCGGAAATTCGCAGGAATCAAGCTAAGCAGGGGGTAACGCGGCATCGTTTTAGTGCGGGAGTGCGACCACGACACCGTACCGCCAAGTTCCCAGGACCAGTTCTCGGTACGCTCACGCCACAACACCGGAACCGAAAAAGAGAGATATTCCTGCGGGCTGTAGTAACCGCCATGGCCTAAGGTGTAATAACTCAAATCTTTGTCGTAGTGCCAGATCATATTGTTCAGGCCCACGGTAACGCGCCGGTTATTTTCGTTGATAAGTTTGTAGTAGTAGCCGGTCATCCAGCGCACGCGCCAGTTGTCGTCAACGTTTTTGCCTTCCAGCGTATCCGCCCCGAGGCTCGCCCACACGCCGTTCGCTTCGCCCTTGTCATAACTGAGACTCAACGTGCCGCCGTTCGCCCGCACACCCCCCCAGGTTTTACCGGTGTTGCTGCTCGGATCTTGTTGCCCGCCAAAGGCCAGCAAGGAACTCGAAATGGGGCGGCGATGTAAATCCACGGTATAGCCAAACGGCCCGATGTCGCTGCTGTAACTGACTCCGCCCACCATATCCACAACATTAAAGCCCATCGGCGTGGTGCCAATATCCATCGACCAGGTATTGTTTCGCCACCCCACCGCAACGCTGGCACCGCTATCAGACTGGTGGCGATTCCCGCCAACGCAAGGCACATCGACACAGGTACCAAAACGGGGGTTATAAGTACCGTCATCGCGTTTACTGAAAGTTCCGACATCCATATTTATCACGTCAGTCCGGAAGAACATCCGCCCGTCCGACAGCGGCGCATCCACCTGCAACATGGTGTTATGCGCTTTCAAATCCGAATACCCGCCCGTGCCGCTGGAGTCCGAAAACTCATGCTGCAATGTGACATTCAGATCCTGCTGACGGTAGAGATCGGCGGCATCGCTGCGCACGCCGCGTTTCAGCCAGTCATCTTTTTCATCATTGCGTGTCAGGCGGGTAAAGGTGTCGTTATCCACCGGGCGCGTCGTCGTGACGCCAGACGCCACCATCGCATCTTTATAACTGTCCAGTGCCTGCTGTGGCTCGCCGTTTTGTACCTCAAAACGTGCCGCATCGCGCAAGACCAGCGCGCTCTCCATTGATGGCGGCTGAGATTTTGCCTGCGGGAGGATGGTTGCGAAGATCCGTTTTGCGCTGGCGGTATCGCCCAACTGGGTTTGCACCAGCGCCAGCCGACGCTGGGTGTTGATTGACGGCGGCTGGGCGGGCGTCGCTGCCAGCAGTTTCGCCAGCGCCGCACGCGCGGCCATGCGATTGCCGTCTGCGGCATACAGCTCCGCAAGGCCAAGCAACGCCTCTTCATTGGCGGGTTCTCTTTGCAGAACACGCTGGTAATAACGTTGTGCTTCGCCGTTGTCGCCGCGCTGCTGCGCCCAGTCGGCGAGGGTTAAATCAATGCGTGAAGACGCCGGTTGCTGCGCCAGCAGCGCTACCGCCTGATCTTCATGACCGCCATCGCGCAGACGGTTGGCATTGTCCAGCAACTGGTTGGCCTGCAGCCGGTCGGCCAGCTCCTGAATATTGCTGTTCCACTGGCTTTTCGGCAGCGCATTTAAGTGATTCAGCGC is a window of Enterobacter sp. R4-368 DNA encoding:
- the bcsC gene encoding cellulose synthase complex outer membrane protein BcsC encodes the protein MRNFTVSLLCFSLALALAPAALAADTGAQQQLLAQVRLGESTKREDLVRQSLYRLELIAPDDPEVIAARLRYLLRQGDNAGAQKQLDRMKQLAPDSSTYKSAVTTMALSTPEGRQALQQARLQATTGHTQEALAAYDALFKGNPPQGDLAVEYWMLVAKVPARHAEAVKRLQALNAANPGNDQLQGGLAQMLFADGRSAEGYAVLEQMAKTSNGRAAAASIWYQQIQAMPTSDASVKALQRFLTLFSSGDTVDSARTLLAAQQKQLADPAFRAKATGLAAVDAGQGAKAVSELQQAVNANRADSEAVGALGQAYSQSGDRARAVAQLEKAIAMDPTSGNRSKWDSLLKTNRYWLLIQQGDAALKANNVQQAERYYQQARNTDNTDSYAVLGLGDAAAARKDNAAAEGFYRQALRMDSGNSNAVRGLANIYRAQSPEKAEQFIQSLSASQRRSIDDIERGLTNDRLAQQAEVLENRGEWAQAAELQRKRLALDPGSVWITYRLASDLRQAGQRGEADSQMNRLVTLKPHDPEQVYAYGLYLSGNNQPLAALNHLNALPKSQWNSNIQELADRLQANQLLDNANRLRDGGHEDQAVALLAQQPASSRIDLTLADWAQQRGDNGEAQRYYQRVLQREPANEEALLGLAELYAADGNRMAARAALAKLLAATPAQPPSINTQRRLALVQTQLGDTASAKRIFATILPQAKSQPPSMESALVLRDAARFEVQNGEPQQALDSYKDAMVASGVTTTRPVDNDTFTRLTRNDEKDDWLKRGVRSDAADLYRQQDLNVTLQHEFSDSSGTGGYSDLKAHNTMLQVDAPLSDGRMFFRTDVINMDVGTFSKRDDGTYNPRFGTCVDVPCVGGNRHQSDSGASVAVGWRNNTWSMDIGTTPMGFNVVDMVGGVSYSSDIGPFGYTVDLHRRPISSSLLAFGGQQDPSSNTGKTWGGVRANGGTLSLSYDKGEANGVWASLGADTLEGKNVDDNWRVRWMTGYYYKLINENNRRVTVGLNNMIWHYDKDLSYYTLGHGGYYSPQEYLSFSVPVLWRERTENWSWELGGTVSWSHSRTKTMPRYPLLSLIPANFRTLASEQTESGGSSNGYGYTARALIERRVTSHWFVGAGVDIQQAKDYTPSHALIYVRYSGAGWQGDMDMPLQPLVPHADW